A genomic segment from Glycine soja cultivar W05 chromosome 18, ASM419377v2, whole genome shotgun sequence encodes:
- the LOC114394962 gene encoding transcription factor MYB20-like, with amino-acid sequence MGRQPCCDKVGLKKGPWTAEEDKKLINFILTNGQCCWRALPKLAGLLRCGKSCRLRWTNYLRPDLKRGLLSEYEEKMVIDLHAQLGNRWSKIASHLPGRTDNEIKNHWNTHIKKKLKKMGIDPVTHKPLSNKTEETQAQPDEQTHQPLQEQQQQQQQHQHQQQPIPVEKDLKFEPEKEQNREPETSVESSTITEEVKEEDQIMTPLFDSWELMNEFCTDEAPIIEPNEILVPSAPSSTSPTTTTISSSTSTSSYSNSSNFLEDLLLPDLEWSDDYNDTNFDNNSSMALWDDDFIGSWNSLINGDGDRKQVFDAPINQYPRVIMDSDSWDYGLF; translated from the exons atgggaaggCAACCTTGCTGTGACAAAGTGGGGTTGAAGAAGGGGCCATGGACTGCAGAGGAGGATAAGAAACTCATCAATTTCATCCTCACTAATGGTCAATGTTGCTGGAGAGCTCTCCCTAAACTAGCAG GGCTGCTAAGGTGTGGAAAAAGTTGCAGGCTCAGGTGGACAAATTACCTGAGGCCAGACCTGAAGAGAGGCCTTCTATCAGAATATGAAGAGAAAATGGTCATTGATCTTCATGCTCAACTTGGCAATAG ATGGTCTAAGATTGCTTCTCATCTCCCAGGAAGAACCGATAATGAGATCAAGAATCACTGGAATACCCACATAAAGAAAAAGCTCAAGAAAATGGGAATTGATCCTGTTACTCACAAGCCACTTTCCAATAAAACTGAGGAAACTCAAGCCCAACCAGATGAACAAACCCATCAACCATtgcaagaacaacaacaacaacaacaacaacatcaacatcaacaacaacctATCCCAGTTGAGAAAGACCTCAAATTTGAACCTGAAAAGGAGCAAAACAGGGAGCCAGAGACTTCAGTTGAATCATCAACCATCACTGAAGAAGTTAAGGAGGAAGACCAAATCATGACACCCCTATTTGACTCATGGGAACTAATGAATGAGTTCTGCACTGATGAAGCTCCCATAATAGAACCAAATGAGATTCTAGTTCCTTCTGCTCCTTCTTCCACTTCACCAACCACTACTACTATATCATCTTCAACATCAACATCCTCTTATTCAAATTCATCCAACTTCCTTGAAGACCTGCTGCTCCCAGATTTGGAGTGGTCTGATGATTACAATGATACTAATTTTGACAACAATAGCAGCATGGCCTTGTGGGATGATGACtttattggaagttggaattcgCTTATTAATGGTGATGGTGATAGAAAGCAAGTGTTTGACGCTCCTATCAATCAGTACCCAAGAGTGATCATGGATTCAGATTCTTGGGACTATGGCTTgttttga